CTGCATTCGGGGTGTGCGACGACCTCCGCATCGGGATGGGCCGCCCGCAGCTCCTGTACCTGCCTAAGGGTGACGCACTGGTGTACGGGGCAGAATCCGGACCAGAGGATGACGTCCTTCCCGGACTTCTCCCTCACATATCTTCCAAGATTTGAATCGGGGACGAAGATTATCTGGTCGTTGGGGACGGCGTTCACGACGTTCAGGGCGTTGGCCGAAGTGCAGCAGTAATCCACCTCGGTCTTGGTCTCCGCCGCAGTGTTGACATAACCGACGACGGCGGCATCGGGATATTTGGCCCTGACCTGTCTGATCTGCTCGGCGGAGCACATGGCCGCCATGGCACATTTGGCCTCGGGTTCGGGAAGAAGGACCTTCTTTCCGGGGCTGAGGATCTTGGCGGTCTCCCCCATGAAGGAGACTCCGCAGAAGACTATGATGTCCGCATCGGTAGCGGCCGCCTTCTTTGAAAGACTCAGAGAATCCCCCACGAAGTCCGCGAGGTCCTGCACCTCGGGAAGTGTGTAGTTATGTGCCAGGATTATCGCATTCTTCTGTTTCTTGAGAGCGGCTATCTGCTGCGCTACGGATTGCATGTTACCGTGGCGTAGTACATCCGCTTTTTAAACATTGTTACCATAGCCGTAACAGATAATATGCCCGGCGACAGGGAGACTCTTGCGGATTCGAGGTTCAGATGCAACGACAGGGAACGTGCCTGTTTCGAAGCCGGCATAAAGATGGCCACCATATACCACCAGTTCGTCGGTACCCCCTTCTGCGAGAGGAACGTCGGCGACCTGGAGAAGACCATCGCCGAATGCATAAAGGTCCAACCTTACGTCCGCGATGCGGAGGTTTCGATACGCAGGGGATGCGGCGACAAGGAGGACCAATACTCGTACACGTCCCTCACAGGGGACATGATCGATGCGACGGTGGTCGTGGAGTTGGGCGGCGCCTCGGTGAAAGCGGTCATGAGGTACGATGCCGAGCTCGGATACCCCCTAATGTACATCGAAGACATCCAGTAAAACCATCCAATCGATGTACAAATGTATACAAAATCGGGCGTCCCAGTCCCGTAGAACTCCATCAATATTTATACTTTAAAGACCATCCAGATAGGGGGACAATCGCTTGGTGAACGAAATAAAGATTGGTATTACTGGACTTCCGGGCTCCGGTAAGACCTACACCTTGAAACGCGTTATAGAGATGCTCGGAAAAGACATTACGGTCGGCGGAATGATAGACGAGAAGATAACCGACGGAAGGCATGAGATCGGCATAAACGTCTGCAACCTCCAGACCGGAGAGAAGGTCACCTTTGCCAAACCGGGTGTCGAGAGCAAGATCACCGTGGGGAATCTCGGAGTGGACCTGTCCCTTTTTGAGTCCATATCCATCGACGCCATCAAGACCGCCTGCGAGACCTGCGACGTCATAGTCATCGACGAGGTCGGCAAGGTGGAGGTCGAGAGCCAGGCGTTCGTAGATGCAGTGAAGGACGCATTGGATGTCGACAAACCGATGATATTGACGCTCCATAAGAAATCCAGGAACCCCCTCCTGCAGGACATCAGAAGGAGGGACGATGTGAGGATCCTAGAGGTCACCCCCACCAACAGGAACCTTCTTCCGCACAAGATCATGCGCCTGATGAACGGTGAAAACATTTGATGCCGTCAGGAAACATAATAACCGAGGGGAGTACTAGGATATTGGTCCCCGAGGTGCATTCCACCCATGGTCCCGGGAAGATCAACGCCGGGTCCGTATTCTTCAACGAACAGATGGCGTTCAACAGGGACGTCAGCGTCATGCTTCTGAGGGCGCTTCAAAGACCCAGCATGACCGTGGCCGATGCCATGACCGCCACCGGGTCGAGGGCGGTCAGGATCGCCAACGAGGTCCCGGGGACGGACGTCACCGCCAACGACTTCGACGAGAACGCCATACCTTATATCGAGGCCAACATAGAGATCAACGGCCTGGAGAACTGCCGTGCATCCCACTCCGACATGCACTGCCTTTTCGCCGAGAACAGCTACGACTACGTGGACTTGGACCCGTTCGGGTCGCCGTCCCTTTTCATACAGTCCGCCATACGCGGATGCCGCAAGCGCGCCGTCCTGGCCGTCACCGCCACCGATACGGCACCCCTCGCCGGGGCTCAGACCCCCAAATGCAGGCGCAGATACCAATGCGAGCCCATACGCGGATACATGTGCCACGAAGGGGGGCTCAGGATACTCATGTGCAACATAGCCCGCGAGATGGGGAAGTTCGACATGGGCATGCGTCCCCTGCTGTCGTTCTACGCCGACCACTACTACAGGACGTATGTGGAGATCGTCCCGGGGACCAAGGCCTGCGACGACATGCTGGCACATCTCGGATACATGCGTTACGACCAGAAGACCCTGGAGAGGGATTGCGTATACGAGTACGACCGCGACCACAGGCTGGGTCCGTTCTGGCTCGGACCCCTCTTCGACAAGGACCTCCTCGGAAGGATGTCCTCCGAGGGCATGGCCAAACAAAAGAAGTGCGATAAGATGCTGGACATCTGGAGGAACGAGATAGATTCCACCCCGTTCGTGTACGACGTGAGCGAGCTGTCGTCCTTCACGAAACTATCGCCTCCCAACATGGACGTGTTCATCGAGAAGATGAACGAGGTGGGGCCTACGTCCAAGACCCATTTCTCACCCACCTCCTTCGTTACGGAGCTGCCTCTGAAAGACATCCTGGAGATCTACCGCGAGAACGGTAACGAGACTCCGCGCGACTGAGGGATCTCCATCGCAGGGATCCAAGAGGGGACCGCGGGCATCGAGCAGCCTCCCAACGGATTCGTGCCGGCAGGCATCTTCGACCCCGTCCCCCTGACGTTCAGGGACGGCAGGTATCTGGGACAGGACAACATAGGCTGGGACATAGTGGAAAGCGCCGTATCGCTCCTCTCGACCCTGGTATTCCTCAACGAACGCAACGGATACATGTACGAGAGGAAGCTGATGGAGTTGAAGGAGGCGGAGAGGATAACGTTCCAACGTCTCCGCATCAAAAGTCTCGACACATACGGTACGGCATCGTCCATAGACGCCTTCGAGGACGGGATAAACTGCAGGTACGGAGGGGATTTCGACGACGCCTCCGTAGACAACGCCTGCAAACTGGCAGCCTACGCCCTTACCAGCGGCGGGGCCGGAAGATATGCGCACCCCTCCCGCATAAGGGCCAACGACCACACCTGCGAGAACATCCGCATAATGGTCAGGAGGACGGTGGGGTTCTTCGCCAACATGGGTCCGGTCACGAGGATAGGATTCGACATGCCGGGAGGATACGGCGGGAGGATCACCGAAGGATATGGCAACTACCTCACGGGATCCACCGTCTGGGACATGACGACTTCCACGGAACCGCTGCCGAAGGATAAGGTCCTGCAGCTCCTCGTCCGGTACGTCATGTGCAGGCACTCCGACGACCCCGAGATAGGTTCCGTCACGAACATGGGGCTTGTCAATCCCCGCCTCAACTGCGCATACATAGTCAGCGGATCCAGGATAGATCCGTCTGTCATCGAGCACGTCGAGAAGGAGATCGTCGGATACCGACCCGACCCAGCCGTGCGCGTACCTATAAATGTTTGAAGGCGATGGTCGTACGATTTCATATGCCTAGCCTAGCTGTCATCGGGTCCCAGTGGGGAGACGAAGGTAAAGGAAAGATCATCGACTATCTCGACGAGAAGGCGGATCTCATCGTCCGTTTCCAAGGCGGCAACAATGCCGGACACACCATCGTCGTCGGAGACAAGGTTTTCAAACTCCACGGATTGCCGTCCGGGGTCGTAAGGCCGGGCAAGCTCGCCGTCATCGGAAACGGGACCGTGGTCAACATGGAGGAACTCCTCGACGAGATCGCCCATGTGGAAGAGGCCGGAGGGAGTATTGACGGTCTCAGGATCTCCGACAGGGCCGCCCTCATCATGAACTATCACAAGAAACTCGACGGTGCGGAGGAGAAATACCGCGGCAAGAAACCCGTCGGCACCACCAAGAAAGGGATCGGACCGACATACCAGGACAAGATCGCCAGGATCGGATTCCGTGCCGGCGACCTCCTGGAGGAGGACACCCTGAAGGAGAAGATATCCATGCTCCTCCCTTACAAGAAGGACCTCATGGCCATGATGGGCGCCGAGGAGTGCTGCTGCACCCCGGAGTCCCTCCTGGAGAAGATGAACGGATGGGGGATGAAGCTCGGCAAATACATCTGCGACACCTCTGTCCTCATCAACGAGTCCCTGGACGAGGGAAAGAACGTACTTTTCGAAGGCGCCCAGGGAGCAATGCTCGACATCGACCACGGGACGTATCCGTTCGTGACCTCCTCCGCCACCATGGCCGGCGGCATCTGCACCGGGGCCGGCATCGCCCCCAACAGACTCGGCGGCGTGATGGGTGTCGTGAAGGCCTACACCACCCGTGTCGGCGAGGGTCCGTTCGTTACGGAACTGAAAGGAGAGGAGGAGGCGGAACTCCAGAAGAAGGGCGGGGAGTTCGGCGTCACCACCGGCAGGGGAAGGAGGTGCGGATGGCTCGACCTCGTCGTCGTCAACCACGCCAACATGCTCTGCGGATTCAACAGCATCGCCATCACCAAGATCGACGTACTGAACGACTACGACGTGCTCCCTGTGTGCACGGAGTACGAGATAGACGGCAAGAGGACCAAACACTTCCCCGGATCCATCAAACAGTTGGAGAGGGCGAAACCCATCTACACCGAATTGAAAGGGTGGAAAGGATGGGACGACACCGAGTCCGTCGTCAAGGGAGGATACGACAACCTCCCGAAGGAGATGAAGGACTACATCGAATTCATCGAGAAGGAACTGAAGACTCCCGTCGACATCGTCAGCATCGGACCCGACAGGGACCAGACGATCGACAGGAGAAAGGATTGGTGGAACTGATGGCATACTGTCCCAAGTGCGGAACACTCCTCAGTCCCAGCGACAGGTTCTGTCCCAAGTGCGGAACCCCTAACGACGGGAGCGCCTACGGAGGTACCGGGTGCGGGACTTCCGGCACCTATTCCCCTCCCGTGAACGACGGAAGCCTCGACACCGTGGCCATGCTGACCCTTCTCTGGGGACTTCTGGCAATCGCCATCGGACTGGGACTCACATCCATGGTCTTCGTAGCGGACATGGAGGCTGGAATGTATATGCTCGTCCTGATGAGCGGACTCATCCTCTCCGGACTGTTCTCCCTCATCACCTCCATCAAGGCGAAGAACAGGACCGACTACAACGTCTGCATATGGTGCTGCGTATTGTCGTCCATCTGCGCGATCGCGAGCGTCATCTGCTTCATCGTCGGGATCATCATCTGCTTCCAGATATCCAGCAAGAGAAGCTGCTTCAAATCCTGAAGGCCTTCGGGCCTTCTTTTCAAACTTCTTACGCTTTCGGAATAAATCCCGTGGACGGACGTATTGCCTGGAGCATCACATGGAGGGAATCGGAACATCCTGAGTTTCCGGGGACCATCGAGATCGGGGATGTCCCAGATATGTAGGGATTACGGATCCTTCGAAGACGGCCGTTCTCCTACTACATACGTTAATAGTATATCCTCCGGCCGTGATTACAGAATGCTATGAAGATAGCTGCAACTTATGAAAACGGGGAGATCTTCCAACACTTCGGCCATACGGAGCAGTTCAAGATCTATGAAGTCAAGAACGGGAAGATCGTCGGATCCGAGGTCGTCGGCAACGACGGCCTGGGGCACGGGGCCCTCGCAGGGTATCTGAAATCCATGGGGGTAGAGAAACTGGTATGCGGAGGCATAGGGGGCGGAGCCCGCCAGATGCTCGGCGGCATGGGTATCGAAGTCTACCCGGGAGTCTCCGGCAATGCCGACGAACAGGTGGAAAGGCTCGTATCTGGTACATTGGATTTCGATCCGGAGACCACATGCCACCACCATGACCACCACGAAGGATCCTGTACCTGCGGCAGAGGGTCCCAATGAGGATCGCCGTCAGCTATGATGAAGGGGAGGTATCCCGCCACTTCGGAAGCTCGGACAGATTCAAACTGTACGAAACGGACGACAAGGATGTCGTCGACACCCGCATCATAGAGAATCCGGCACGCGGACACGATGCCGTCATAGACGTCCTCGCCCCCTATTCCATCAATGCGGTGATAAGCGGTTCGGTATGCACCGCCGGTGCACGCAGGATGGAGAGCATGGGCATAACCGTGTACTCGGGCATCAAAGGGGATGCGGACGGGAAAGTGAAAGAACTCCTGGAGGGAAAGTTGCTTTCCGACAGGGAGAAGATGTCGAGAAGCGACATCTCCATCATGTGAGACCGTAAAACAGGGTCGGGGGACCTCCCCCGACCCTTCCAGGTCATTTCTTCTCTGGGACGGTGGCCTTCACGAAGGGGGCCCTGTCGCAGTTCAGGGGGAGGGTGGCGTCGTAACCGACCTTCCAGGTAGTCCCGTGTGCGGAAGGGTCCAAAGATGATCCCGCCGCACCTGGGATCCTTATGATCTTATCCGCCTGCATCCTGGTGGCCACGGCCCATTCGACCTCACGGTCGTCGAAGATGTCGATGTCGTCGTCGACGACTATGACGCTCTTCATGGACGTATGTCCGGTGAAGGCGGCCATGATGGCGTTCACCCCGTCGCCCTCCTTGTTCTTGGCGATGGAGACGACCCCGTTGAGCCAACAGCAGCCCCCTTCCGTGAGACGGACGTTCTTCACACGGGGCACCGCCTGCCTCACGGTCTTGAAGATGATAGGCTCCCTGGGGACCCCCATGAGGAGGAAATGCTCGAATCCTCCGGGCAGGAGGAGCTGGAAGACGGGGTCCTTCTTGGCCCAGATCCTCTCTATCTTGACTATTGGCTGCTCCCTTATCTCGTCATATGTCCCTGCGATGTCCACGAACGGACCCTCGGGGGCGGTCTCCGAGGTTATCCTGCCTTCCAGGACATACTCGCAATCCGCAGGGACGGTGAGGCCGTTGCCGCACTTGGCCACCTTGAGGGGGGTCCCGTGGCCTTTTCTGTACATGGAGGAGGCGATGGTGAGCTCGTCGGTGCCGAAATCGACGGACAGGGCCGCCGATACCATGACCTCTGCGGGGGCACCTATGCATATGGCGACCTTCAGATCCTCCCCGTTCTTCCTGGCCTCGTTGTAGAGGGTGAAAGTATGCCTCGGAACCAGCCTGATCCCTATGGAATCCTTGTCTCTGATCAGCATCCTGTGGTAGGAGGCGTTCCTCCTCCCGCCGTACTCCGATATGACGACCCCGGCCGATATGTATCTGCCGGCATCCTTCGGGAAGTACTTCACGATGGGGAGTTTCGTAAGGTCCAGAGGAAGCTCCTGGAATCCGAAGGCCGGGTCTTGGACCTCCTCCGTGTCGCAGGGGGACGCCATGGCATCCATGATGTGCATGACCAGTCCGTCCCTCTCGATACCCATGGCCTTCGCGATCTTCTCCCTGGTGGAATAGACGTTGCCTGCGGCCCTGCCTCCGTTGAGGTCGCTGAAAAGGAATGTTGTCTCCTGATCGCCCTGCATGTAGCGCGTAGCATCGTAGTTGTCCGGGTCGATGGTCTCCCTGACCTCTTTCGCCCCTTCGAGATCGATTGTCATTGGAAGACAATCGCGCCCGCGTAATTAATCCTTATCCGAACGGTCCGCCGTCTCCTCCGCACAGCGGAGGTCGTCCGCGGATATCCTGTGGCCGCAGACCACCAGGTCGCCGGATTCCACCACGGAGGTGAGCTTGGAGACGAGGGAACCCACGTCGAACACGGGGAGTTCTATGACCGTGCTGACCAACTTGATCATCTGGGTCAGTACGACCTTGTAGTCCTCCTTGAACCCGTTGGCGTAGCA
The nucleotide sequence above comes from Candidatus Methanomethylophilus alvi Mx1201. Encoded proteins:
- the nadA gene encoding quinolinate synthase NadA, with protein sequence MQSVAQQIAALKKQKNAIILAHNYTLPEVQDLADFVGDSLSLSKKAAATDADIIVFCGVSFMGETAKILSPGKKVLLPEPEAKCAMAAMCSAEQIRQVRAKYPDAAVVGYVNTAAETKTEVDYCCTSANALNVVNAVPNDQIIFVPDSNLGRYVREKSGKDVILWSGFCPVHQCVTLRQVQELRAAHPDAEVVAHPECRLEVLEMASFVGSTEAILNYCIASDRKEFIVLTEWGMGHRLEKACPGKKFYFTNQSLCMTMKMISPESVLECLEKETGEIVLDRDVQEKAYVPVKRMTDILG
- a CDS encoding dihydroneopterin aldolase family protein → MPGDRETLADSRFRCNDRERACFEAGIKMATIYHQFVGTPFCERNVGDLEKTIAECIKVQPYVRDAEVSIRRGCGDKEDQYSYTSLTGDMIDATVVVELGGASVKAVMRYDAELGYPLMYIEDIQ
- a CDS encoding NTPase produces the protein MNEIKIGITGLPGSGKTYTLKRVIEMLGKDITVGGMIDEKITDGRHEIGINVCNLQTGEKVTFAKPGVESKITVGNLGVDLSLFESISIDAIKTACETCDVIVIDEVGKVEVESQAFVDAVKDALDVDKPMILTLHKKSRNPLLQDIRRRDDVRILEVTPTNRNLLPHKIMRLMNGENI
- a CDS encoding methyltransferase; the protein is MPSGNIITEGSTRILVPEVHSTHGPGKINAGSVFFNEQMAFNRDVSVMLLRALQRPSMTVADAMTATGSRAVRIANEVPGTDVTANDFDENAIPYIEANIEINGLENCRASHSDMHCLFAENSYDYVDLDPFGSPSLFIQSAIRGCRKRAVLAVTATDTAPLAGAQTPKCRRRYQCEPIRGYMCHEGGLRILMCNIAREMGKFDMGMRPLLSFYADHYYRTYVEIVPGTKACDDMLAHLGYMRYDQKTLERDCVYEYDRDHRLGPFWLGPLFDKDLLGRMSSEGMAKQKKCDKMLDIWRNEIDSTPFVYDVSELSSFTKLSPPNMDVFIEKMNEVGPTSKTHFSPTSFVTELPLKDILEIYRENGNETPRD
- a CDS encoding adenylosuccinate synthase, with the translated sequence MPSLAVIGSQWGDEGKGKIIDYLDEKADLIVRFQGGNNAGHTIVVGDKVFKLHGLPSGVVRPGKLAVIGNGTVVNMEELLDEIAHVEEAGGSIDGLRISDRAALIMNYHKKLDGAEEKYRGKKPVGTTKKGIGPTYQDKIARIGFRAGDLLEEDTLKEKISMLLPYKKDLMAMMGAEECCCTPESLLEKMNGWGMKLGKYICDTSVLINESLDEGKNVLFEGAQGAMLDIDHGTYPFVTSSATMAGGICTGAGIAPNRLGGVMGVVKAYTTRVGEGPFVTELKGEEEAELQKKGGEFGVTTGRGRRCGWLDLVVVNHANMLCGFNSIAITKIDVLNDYDVLPVCTEYEIDGKRTKHFPGSIKQLERAKPIYTELKGWKGWDDTESVVKGGYDNLPKEMKDYIEFIEKELKTPVDIVSIGPDRDQTIDRRKDWWN
- a CDS encoding zinc ribbon domain-containing protein, whose translation is MAYCPKCGTLLSPSDRFCPKCGTPNDGSAYGGTGCGTSGTYSPPVNDGSLDTVAMLTLLWGLLAIAIGLGLTSMVFVADMEAGMYMLVLMSGLILSGLFSLITSIKAKNRTDYNVCIWCCVLSSICAIASVICFIVGIIICFQISSKRSCFKS
- a CDS encoding NifB/NifX family molybdenum-iron cluster-binding protein, which translates into the protein MKIAATYENGEIFQHFGHTEQFKIYEVKNGKIVGSEVVGNDGLGHGALAGYLKSMGVEKLVCGGIGGGARQMLGGMGIEVYPGVSGNADEQVERLVSGTLDFDPETTCHHHDHHEGSCTCGRGSQ
- a CDS encoding NifB/NifX family molybdenum-iron cluster-binding protein, translated to MRIAVSYDEGEVSRHFGSSDRFKLYETDDKDVVDTRIIENPARGHDAVIDVLAPYSINAVISGSVCTAGARRMESMGITVYSGIKGDADGKVKELLEGKLLSDREKMSRSDISIM
- a CDS encoding UbiD family decarboxylase, translating into MTIDLEGAKEVRETIDPDNYDATRYMQGDQETTFLFSDLNGGRAAGNVYSTREKIAKAMGIERDGLVMHIMDAMASPCDTEEVQDPAFGFQELPLDLTKLPIVKYFPKDAGRYISAGVVISEYGGRRNASYHRMLIRDKDSIGIRLVPRHTFTLYNEARKNGEDLKVAICIGAPAEVMVSAALSVDFGTDELTIASSMYRKGHGTPLKVAKCGNGLTVPADCEYVLEGRITSETAPEGPFVDIAGTYDEIREQPIVKIERIWAKKDPVFQLLLPGGFEHFLLMGVPREPIIFKTVRQAVPRVKNVRLTEGGCCWLNGVVSIAKNKEGDGVNAIMAAFTGHTSMKSVIVVDDDIDIFDDREVEWAVATRMQADKIIRIPGAAGSSLDPSAHGTTWKVGYDATLPLNCDRAPFVKATVPEKK